The Strigops habroptila isolate Jane chromosome 8, bStrHab1.2.pri, whole genome shotgun sequence genome includes a window with the following:
- the ZNF644 gene encoding zinc finger protein 644 isoform X1 gives MDDLEINTEVTGAKEEEEILCDDNFISEEEGGILKPQESDTSFQNNTLTLPEELSRDGSEKALSGGQASLFIRTGAPTVSNENFILSRGTAVNGPVSHSTSAKTSIMNKGSVSLTTGQPVGHHTDSCSTLTVVHDLQLPAKSTTQKSNQHQVLFLLPDVAHAKNLTHSIKNLPTSAAIGCDSQKSVGNSVDSTLVGQVEVCEDDKNLLVKDDCVDTLTGISSGTGGFRTGCDPSWDPQKEFIQFLMTNEETIEKSPIHCKVGLEKKRKRKMDVSKITRYTEDCFGDTSCIPSKSKLLNVDFLEQNEELQMVEPQKYSLSKVKPESPDEELEAVDAIQQLIYSPTSNCAEDTSPVHTSTFLTNTLQNKCEQDDSESPSTFSTDEPSFYPCTKCNVNFREKKHLHRHMMYHLDGNSHFRHLNVPRPYACRECGRTFRDRNSLLKHMIIHQERRQKLMEEIRELKELQDEGRSARLQCPQCVFGTNCPKTFVQHAKTHEKDKRYYCCEECNFMAVTENELECHRGIAHGAVVKCSIIGSDMSQRKTQKKASLKDPYLGSSKKSSTYMCKMCPFSTSTRSILKKHMEYLHPASCIDPFGSHLRLDKRKGSIIEESLDFGSRTKQLIKQSSTFPKNSVLKQDVKRSFGSTSQSSNFAKLHKRPYRIQKARKSVSQTSVSVCNLNSTNKTFLVRNSIDQKPKYFHQAAKQKASVKARGNNLYRHKYENYRMIKKSSDSYPLHLKKEESNSVSSLHLFSSSSSPRNNCFDMDSNNLDCKRAEGCKARRRVAVKRVVKESKREGSVTGDDLDCYPDFLHKMTVVVLQKLNSAEKKDSYETEDESSWDNVELCDYTTQSVEDESYSDINQEHVNLFPIFKGKMEDHEAGDKSSLSYEQNDGFYFEYYEDAEGSNFLHDLHDPQNLENVGSALPKHNSVFHWTDLSLEKKSCPYCPATFETGVGLSNHVRGHLHRAGLSYEARHVVSPEQIATSDKMQHFKRTGTGTPVKRVRKAIEKSETSSEHTCQLCGGWFDTKIGLSNHVRGHLKRLGKTKWDAHKSPICVLNEMMQNEEKYEKILKALNSRRIIPRPFVAQKFASNDDFLSQNVIPLEAYHNGLKTEDTSVSASEEEGLSFLNECDETKAVLHNEKKNQSLTLIELLKNKRLGEERNPDISPQKIHNQTARKRFVQKCVLPLNEDSPLMYQPQKMDLTMQSGMPVKLRTCVHCNTTFTSAVSLSNHLRAYARKKSAGLLTGTALDCKQKKSRSRSGSKKKMLPLPHSADEVYILRCRFCGLVFRGPLSVQEDWIKHLQRHIVNANLPRTGAGMVEVTSLLKKPASITETSFSLLMAEAAS, from the exons ATGGATGATTTAGAGATCAATACTGAAGTCACTGGTGctaaagaagaagaagaaatcctCTGTGATGATAATTTCATATCTGAGGAAGAAGGTGGCATTCTTAAACCTCAGGAGAGCGACACGTCATTTCAGAACAACACGTTGACTCTGCCTGAGGAGCTGTCAAGGGACGGATCTGAAAAAGCCTTAAGTGGAGGCCAGGCTTCTCTATTTATACGCACTGGTGCTCCTACTGTTTCTAACGAAAACTTTATCTTGTCTAGAGGAACTGCTGTTAATGGACCAGTTTCACACTCCACCTCAGCTAAGACTTCCATTATGAATAAAGGCAGTGTTTCATTAACCACTGGACAGCCTGTAGGTCATCACACAGATTCCTGCTCAACTTTGACAGTGGTTCATGATCTTCAGCTGCCTGCAAAGAGTACAACACAGAAATCAAATCAGCaccaagttttatttttgttacctGATGTAGCACATGCTAAGAACCTGACTCATTCCATTAAAAATCTACCTACCTCTGCTGCAATTGGTTGTGATTCACAGAAATCAGTAGGAAATAGTGTAGATAGCACTTTAGTAGGCCAAGTAGAAGTTTGTGAGGATGATAAAAATTTACTAGTAAAAGATGATTGTGTCGATACATTAACAGGCATTTCCTCAGGTACAGGTGGTTTCAGAACGGGATGTGATCCCAGCTGGGATCCACAAAAAGAATTTATCCAGTTTCTGATGACAAATGAAGAAACAATAGAGAAGTCTCCCATTCACTGTAAAGTAGGCTTAGAAAAAAAAcggaaaaggaaaatggatgtTAGTAAAATAACACGCTATACTGAGGACTGTTTTGGTGATACCAGTTGTATTCCTAGTAAATCAAAACTGTTAAATGTTGACTTCTTAGAGCAGAATGAGGAGCTACAAATGGTAGAACCACAAAAATACTCACTGAGTAAAGTAAAGCCTGAATCCCCAGATGAAGAGCTGGAAGCTGTTGATGCTATCCAGCAGCTCATTTACAGTCCCACTAGTAACTGTGCAGAAGATACTTCTCCTGTTCACACTAGCACTTTTCTTACCAatactttacaaaataaatgtgaacaGGATGATTCTGAATCGCCATCCACTTTCAGTACTGACGAACCATCCTTTTATCCCTGTACAAAGTGCAATGTGAATTTTAGGGAGAAGAAACATCTGCATAGGCACATGATGTACCATTTAGATGGGAACAGTCATTTCCGTCATCTCAATGTCCCCAGGCCCTATGCGTGTAGGGAATGTGGAAGGACATTTCGAGATCGCAATTCACTTCTTAAACACATGATAATTCACcaggaaagaaggcagaaaCTGATGGAAGAAATCCGTGAGCTGAAAGAACTTCAGGATGAGGGTAGAAGCGCACGGTTACAGTGCCCACAGTGTGTATTTGGTACCAATTGTCCCAAAACGTTTGTGCAGCACGCAAAGACCcatgaaaaagataaaagatacTATTGCTGTGAGGAATGCAATTTCATGGCTGTGACAGAAAATGAACTGGAATGCCATCGAGGGATCGCTCATGGAGCAGTAGTCAAATGTTCTATTATCGGTAGCGACATGTcccagaggaaaacacagaaaaaggcaTCCTTGAAAGATCCATATTTAGGATCCTCAAAAAAGTCATCAACATATATGTGTAAGATGTGTCCTTTTTCTACGTCAActagaagcattttaaaaaaacacatggAATATTTGCACCCAGCATCATGCATTGATCCCTTTGGTAGCCATCTTAGACtagacaaaagaaaaggcagcatcATAGAAGAATCTTTAGATTTCGGTAGCAGGACAAAACAGTTGATCAAACAATCTTCTACTTTTCCAAAGaactctgttttaaaacagGATGTAAAAAGATCATTTGGCTCTACTTCACAGTCCAGTAACTTCGCAAAACTTCACAAGAGACCCTACAGGATACAGAAGGCTCGGAAAAGCGTTTCACAGACATCTGTAAGTGTGTGCAATCTAAATTCCACAAACAAGACCTTTTTGGTTAGAAATAGCATTGACCAGaaacctaaatattttcatcaagcagcaaagcagaaagctagTGTCAAAGCACGTGGTAATAATTTATATAGGCACAAATATGAAAACTACAGGATGATTAAAAAATCTAGTGACTCTTAtcctttgcatttaaaaaaggaagagtcCAACTCTGTCAgttctttacatttattttcctcatcaaGTAGTCCCCGTAATAATTGCTTTGACATGGATTCAAATAATCTTGATTGCAAAAGGGCAGAAGGCTGTAAAGCTCGTAGGCGTGTAGCTGTAAAAAGAGTGGTTAAAGAATCCAAGAGGGAAGGCTCTGTTACAGGAGATGATTTGGATTGCTATCCAGATTTTCTGCATAAAATGACTGTTgttgttttacagaaacttaactctgctgaaaaaaaagacagctatGAAACGGAGGATGAAAGTTCATGGGATAATGTTGAACTATGTGATTACACTACACAGTCTGTGGAGGATGAATCTTACAGTGATATTAATCAGGAGCATGTAAACCTATTCCCCATATTCAAAGGTAAAATGGAAGATCACGAAGCTGGTGATAAATCTTCACTTAGTTATGAGCAGAATGATGGCTTTTATTTTGAGTATTATGAAGATGCTGAGGGTAGTAACTTCCTGCATGATTTGCATGATCCTCAGAATTTAGAAAACGTAGGATCAGCATTGCCAAAGCATAATTCAGTTTTCCATTGGACTGATTTGTCGCTTGAAAAGAAGTCCTGCCCATACTGTCCAGCAACCTTTGAAACAGGTGTTGGATTGTCCAATCATGTCAGAGGACATCTTCACAGAGCTGGACTAAGTTATGAAGCCCGTCATGTTGTTTCACCAGAACAGATAGCCACAAGTgacaaaatgcagcattttaaaagaactggaACAGGAACTCCTGTTAAACGTGTTAGAAAAG CGATTGAGAAGTCTGAAACTTCCTCTGAGCATACGTGTCAGCTCTGTGGAGGCTGGTTCGATACTAAAATTGGGTTGTCTAATCATGTGCGAGGACACCTGAAGAGGCTTGGCAAAACCAAGTGGGACGCGCACAAGTCTCCGATCTGTGTTCTGAATGAGATGATGCAAAATGAAGAGAAGTATGAAAAGATCCTAAAGGCTTTGAACAGTCGCCGCATTATTCCCAGACCGTTTGTTGCTCAGAAATTTGCATCAAATGATGACTTTTTATCTCAGAATGTTATACCTCTTGAAGCATACCATAATGGCCTAAAGACTGAAGATACATCTGTGTCTGCATCAGAGGAAGAAGGGCTGAGTTTCCTGAATGAATGtgatgaaacaaaagcagtactacataatgaaaaaaaaaatcagtcactTACACTGATAGAACTCCTGAAAAATAAGAGGTTAGGAGAAGAGAGGAATCCTGATATTTCTCCTCAAAAGATTCACAATCAAACTGCAAGAAAGAGGTTTGTTCAGAAATGTGTTCTTCCATTAAATGAAGACAGTCCATTGATGTATCAGCCACAAAAAATGGACTTGACTATGCAGTCAG GTATGCCTGTGAAGCTTAGAACGTGTGTGCATTGCAATACGACGTTTACAAGTGCTGTTAGCCTGTCCAACCACTTACGCGCTTATGCACGAAAGAAGAGTGCTGGACTTTTGACTGGGACAG CTTTAGACTGTAAGCAAAAGAAGTCAAGGTCAAGAtctggaagcaagaaaaaaatgctgccaTTACCTCATAGTGCTGATGAAGTTTACATACTCAGATGCAG GTTTTGTGGTCTGGTCTTTCGAGGACCTTTGTCTGTTCAAGAAGACTGGATAAAGCACTTGCAGCGACACATTGTCAACGCAAATCTTCCACGGACTGGAGCTGGCATGGTTGAAGTCACATCACTACTTAAAAAGCCTGCTTCAATTActgaaacttcattttctttactgatggcagaagcagcatcatag
- the ZNF644 gene encoding zinc finger protein 644 isoform X2 gives MDDLEINTEVTGAKEEEEILCDDNFISEEEGGILKPQESDTSFQNNTLTLPEELSRDGSEKALSGGQASLFIRTGAPTVSNENFILSRGTAVNGPVSHSTSAKTSIMNKGSVSLTTGQPVGHHTDSCSTLTVVHDLQLPAKSTTQKSNQHQVLFLLPDVAHAKNLTHSIKNLPTSAAIGCDSQKSVGNSVDSTLVGQVEVCEDDKNLLVKDDCVDTLTGISSGTGGFRTGCDPSWDPQKEFIQFLMTNEETIEKSPIHCKVGLEKKRKRKMDVSKITRYTEDCFGDTSCIPSKSKLLNVDFLEQNEELQMVEPQKYSLSKVKPESPDEELEAVDAIQQLIYSPTSNCAEDTSPVHTSTFLTNTLQNKCEQDDSESPSTFSTDEPSFYPCTKCNVNFREKKHLHRHMMYHLDGNSHFRHLNVPRPYACRECGRTFRDRNSLLKHMIIHQERRQKLMEEIRELKELQDEGRSARLQCPQCVFGTNCPKTFVQHAKTHEKDKRYYCCEECNFMAVTENELECHRGIAHGAVVKCSIIGSDMSQRKTQKKASLKDPYLGSSKKSSTYMCKMCPFSTSTRSILKKHMEYLHPASCIDPFGSHLRLDKRKGSIIEESLDFGSRTKQLIKQSSTFPKNSVLKQDVKRSFGSTSQSSNFAKLHKRPYRIQKARKSVSQTSVSVCNLNSTNKTFLVRNSIDQKPKYFHQAAKQKASVKARGNNLYRHKYENYRMIKKSSDSYPLHLKKEESNSVSSLHLFSSSSSPRNNCFDMDSNNLDCKRAEGCKARRRVAVKRVVKESKREGSVTGDDLDCYPDFLHKMTVVVLQKLNSAEKKDSYETEDESSWDNVELCDYTTQSVEDESYSDINQEHVNLFPIFKGKMEDHEAGDKSSLSYEQNDGFYFEYYEDAEGSNFLHDLHDPQNLENVGSALPKHNSVFHWTDLSLEKKSCPYCPATFETGVGLSNHVRGHLHRAGLSYEARHVVSPEQIATSDKMQHFKRTGTGTPVKRVRKAIEKSETSSEHTCQLCGGWFDTKIGLSNHVRGHLKRLGKTKWDAHKSPICVLNEMMQNEEKYEKILKALNSRRIIPRPFVAQKFASNDDFLSQNVIPLEAYHNGLKTEDTSVSASEEEGLSFLNECDETKAVLHNEKKNQSLTLIELLKNKRLGEERNPDISPQKIHNQTARKRFVQKCVLPLNEDSPLMYQPQKMDLTMQSALDCKQKKSRSRSGSKKKMLPLPHSADEVYILRCRFCGLVFRGPLSVQEDWIKHLQRHIVNANLPRTGAGMVEVTSLLKKPASITETSFSLLMAEAAS, from the exons ATGGATGATTTAGAGATCAATACTGAAGTCACTGGTGctaaagaagaagaagaaatcctCTGTGATGATAATTTCATATCTGAGGAAGAAGGTGGCATTCTTAAACCTCAGGAGAGCGACACGTCATTTCAGAACAACACGTTGACTCTGCCTGAGGAGCTGTCAAGGGACGGATCTGAAAAAGCCTTAAGTGGAGGCCAGGCTTCTCTATTTATACGCACTGGTGCTCCTACTGTTTCTAACGAAAACTTTATCTTGTCTAGAGGAACTGCTGTTAATGGACCAGTTTCACACTCCACCTCAGCTAAGACTTCCATTATGAATAAAGGCAGTGTTTCATTAACCACTGGACAGCCTGTAGGTCATCACACAGATTCCTGCTCAACTTTGACAGTGGTTCATGATCTTCAGCTGCCTGCAAAGAGTACAACACAGAAATCAAATCAGCaccaagttttatttttgttacctGATGTAGCACATGCTAAGAACCTGACTCATTCCATTAAAAATCTACCTACCTCTGCTGCAATTGGTTGTGATTCACAGAAATCAGTAGGAAATAGTGTAGATAGCACTTTAGTAGGCCAAGTAGAAGTTTGTGAGGATGATAAAAATTTACTAGTAAAAGATGATTGTGTCGATACATTAACAGGCATTTCCTCAGGTACAGGTGGTTTCAGAACGGGATGTGATCCCAGCTGGGATCCACAAAAAGAATTTATCCAGTTTCTGATGACAAATGAAGAAACAATAGAGAAGTCTCCCATTCACTGTAAAGTAGGCTTAGAAAAAAAAcggaaaaggaaaatggatgtTAGTAAAATAACACGCTATACTGAGGACTGTTTTGGTGATACCAGTTGTATTCCTAGTAAATCAAAACTGTTAAATGTTGACTTCTTAGAGCAGAATGAGGAGCTACAAATGGTAGAACCACAAAAATACTCACTGAGTAAAGTAAAGCCTGAATCCCCAGATGAAGAGCTGGAAGCTGTTGATGCTATCCAGCAGCTCATTTACAGTCCCACTAGTAACTGTGCAGAAGATACTTCTCCTGTTCACACTAGCACTTTTCTTACCAatactttacaaaataaatgtgaacaGGATGATTCTGAATCGCCATCCACTTTCAGTACTGACGAACCATCCTTTTATCCCTGTACAAAGTGCAATGTGAATTTTAGGGAGAAGAAACATCTGCATAGGCACATGATGTACCATTTAGATGGGAACAGTCATTTCCGTCATCTCAATGTCCCCAGGCCCTATGCGTGTAGGGAATGTGGAAGGACATTTCGAGATCGCAATTCACTTCTTAAACACATGATAATTCACcaggaaagaaggcagaaaCTGATGGAAGAAATCCGTGAGCTGAAAGAACTTCAGGATGAGGGTAGAAGCGCACGGTTACAGTGCCCACAGTGTGTATTTGGTACCAATTGTCCCAAAACGTTTGTGCAGCACGCAAAGACCcatgaaaaagataaaagatacTATTGCTGTGAGGAATGCAATTTCATGGCTGTGACAGAAAATGAACTGGAATGCCATCGAGGGATCGCTCATGGAGCAGTAGTCAAATGTTCTATTATCGGTAGCGACATGTcccagaggaaaacacagaaaaaggcaTCCTTGAAAGATCCATATTTAGGATCCTCAAAAAAGTCATCAACATATATGTGTAAGATGTGTCCTTTTTCTACGTCAActagaagcattttaaaaaaacacatggAATATTTGCACCCAGCATCATGCATTGATCCCTTTGGTAGCCATCTTAGACtagacaaaagaaaaggcagcatcATAGAAGAATCTTTAGATTTCGGTAGCAGGACAAAACAGTTGATCAAACAATCTTCTACTTTTCCAAAGaactctgttttaaaacagGATGTAAAAAGATCATTTGGCTCTACTTCACAGTCCAGTAACTTCGCAAAACTTCACAAGAGACCCTACAGGATACAGAAGGCTCGGAAAAGCGTTTCACAGACATCTGTAAGTGTGTGCAATCTAAATTCCACAAACAAGACCTTTTTGGTTAGAAATAGCATTGACCAGaaacctaaatattttcatcaagcagcaaagcagaaagctagTGTCAAAGCACGTGGTAATAATTTATATAGGCACAAATATGAAAACTACAGGATGATTAAAAAATCTAGTGACTCTTAtcctttgcatttaaaaaaggaagagtcCAACTCTGTCAgttctttacatttattttcctcatcaaGTAGTCCCCGTAATAATTGCTTTGACATGGATTCAAATAATCTTGATTGCAAAAGGGCAGAAGGCTGTAAAGCTCGTAGGCGTGTAGCTGTAAAAAGAGTGGTTAAAGAATCCAAGAGGGAAGGCTCTGTTACAGGAGATGATTTGGATTGCTATCCAGATTTTCTGCATAAAATGACTGTTgttgttttacagaaacttaactctgctgaaaaaaaagacagctatGAAACGGAGGATGAAAGTTCATGGGATAATGTTGAACTATGTGATTACACTACACAGTCTGTGGAGGATGAATCTTACAGTGATATTAATCAGGAGCATGTAAACCTATTCCCCATATTCAAAGGTAAAATGGAAGATCACGAAGCTGGTGATAAATCTTCACTTAGTTATGAGCAGAATGATGGCTTTTATTTTGAGTATTATGAAGATGCTGAGGGTAGTAACTTCCTGCATGATTTGCATGATCCTCAGAATTTAGAAAACGTAGGATCAGCATTGCCAAAGCATAATTCAGTTTTCCATTGGACTGATTTGTCGCTTGAAAAGAAGTCCTGCCCATACTGTCCAGCAACCTTTGAAACAGGTGTTGGATTGTCCAATCATGTCAGAGGACATCTTCACAGAGCTGGACTAAGTTATGAAGCCCGTCATGTTGTTTCACCAGAACAGATAGCCACAAGTgacaaaatgcagcattttaaaagaactggaACAGGAACTCCTGTTAAACGTGTTAGAAAAG CGATTGAGAAGTCTGAAACTTCCTCTGAGCATACGTGTCAGCTCTGTGGAGGCTGGTTCGATACTAAAATTGGGTTGTCTAATCATGTGCGAGGACACCTGAAGAGGCTTGGCAAAACCAAGTGGGACGCGCACAAGTCTCCGATCTGTGTTCTGAATGAGATGATGCAAAATGAAGAGAAGTATGAAAAGATCCTAAAGGCTTTGAACAGTCGCCGCATTATTCCCAGACCGTTTGTTGCTCAGAAATTTGCATCAAATGATGACTTTTTATCTCAGAATGTTATACCTCTTGAAGCATACCATAATGGCCTAAAGACTGAAGATACATCTGTGTCTGCATCAGAGGAAGAAGGGCTGAGTTTCCTGAATGAATGtgatgaaacaaaagcagtactacataatgaaaaaaaaaatcagtcactTACACTGATAGAACTCCTGAAAAATAAGAGGTTAGGAGAAGAGAGGAATCCTGATATTTCTCCTCAAAAGATTCACAATCAAACTGCAAGAAAGAGGTTTGTTCAGAAATGTGTTCTTCCATTAAATGAAGACAGTCCATTGATGTATCAGCCACAAAAAATGGACTTGACTATGCAGTCAG CTTTAGACTGTAAGCAAAAGAAGTCAAGGTCAAGAtctggaagcaagaaaaaaatgctgccaTTACCTCATAGTGCTGATGAAGTTTACATACTCAGATGCAG GTTTTGTGGTCTGGTCTTTCGAGGACCTTTGTCTGTTCAAGAAGACTGGATAAAGCACTTGCAGCGACACATTGTCAACGCAAATCTTCCACGGACTGGAGCTGGCATGGTTGAAGTCACATCACTACTTAAAAAGCCTGCTTCAATTActgaaacttcattttctttactgatggcagaagcagcatcatag